CAACAACAGTAATAGCACTGTCTTCAGTTACATTTACTACATGTTCTACTGCAGCATCTGCATCCATGATAGAACCTGCTACACCTGGCCTATCTTCTTCAGTATTAATGGATCTTATACAGAAATTACATCCAATATTACATTTAGGAGCAATTGGTACATGTACTCTACCTACTTTATCATGTAATTTTTCATTATAACATGGATGTACTTTTGTAATATGTGCAAATTTTGCACCTTTATGACTTCCTCCACATCTTATATCTTTATTAGTCATAGTATTACCTCAATACAATATAATTTTAAAAGCTTTAATAACTTAAAATTTCTCTCCAAATTAGTAAATTAAAACAAATAAAGTTTTAATAACTTAAAATTTCTCTCCAAATTACTAGTTTAAAATAAATTAAAGAAGGCATTTATTTTAAACATTATAAATCTAAAAACTTATTAATTAATCAACAATTCCACACATCAATTAAATTATTTAATTAATAAAAGTTTATTCGTTTATAATTAAACTTATAACCATCGTTATAAACATTATAATATTTAAGTATTTCTATTTACTTCTAAGAAATACGAACAATGATAAAAATTTACGAACAGTTTTAAAAAATCAATAGCTAAACTTTAAAACCTTGAAACATTCATAAAAAAATTAAGAATTTAATATAAAAATATAATAATTAATTTAAACTAAAAAATGAAGTTAATAAAACTAAAGATTAAAAATAAGGTTAAAACTAAAAAGATTTAATCCCAAGTTTTAGGAGCATTTAACTCTACTCAAAAACAAGCTAATCCCAAGTTTTAGGAGTATTTAATTCTACAATATACCCTTCAGCTTTTTCAATCCATTCATCTTTAATTAATTCATCAGTAGCTATAACAGAAATGATATCTCCACGAGAAATATCTTTCATTATTTTAAATCCTTCAGGAACTATCCTAAATACCGCATCATAGATTCTTCTTTTAAGGTTTTTATGAGGATCATCTACAACTAAATTAGACACCTCTTGTTCTCCAGCTAAGTGAATAACATATCTGCTTGGTTGATGAACATTTTCCCTACCATTATTTTCCCAAAGAGTTCTAAGAATATTTGGAAGATATTTTTCATCATCAATTAAAACAACAGTAGTATCTTCTTCTGCATTATAGTTAACATTAGCTACTTCTTTTAAAGTAATGTGCTTAGAAGTTTTTCTCATTTTAATAGCTATAATGAAACAAACCTCATCTGGATTAACATAAGCACGCATATCATCAATAGAAGGTGGTAGGACTAAATCTTGAAAGATCTGTCTAATAATCATATCATAGACTTTTGCCCCTTCTGGATCATTTGATTCAATATACATATAATCACTTCTTTAAAGAGTATAGAAAAAAGCTTAATAGTTCTAAGCTAAAATCTATTCCTGTCTCTTACCCATACCAGATACAAGTAAAGCTGCACCTACAGCACCAATGTGCTGTGAATATTTTGGTACGATAACTTCAATTCCGCCTAAAGTTTCACTTACTGCTTCAACAAGTCCAGAAATTAAACTAGTTCCTCCTACTTGGATTAAAGGTTCACGAATATCAATCTCTTGTAATTGCTGTTCATATACTTGTTCAGATACAGAGTGACATGCAGCAGCTGCTACATCTGCTTTAGAACCACCGGCAGCAAGGGTAGTTACTAAGTCTTGAATACCAAATACAATACAATATGAATTTAACATAGCTCTTCTCCAGTCACCTTGTACTGCAAGTGGACCAAGTTCTGTAATATCTACATCTAATCTACGAGAAGTCATATCTAAGAATCTGCCAGATGCACCTGCACAGATACCTCCCATAGTAAAGTTATCAGGAATACCGTTATTTACAGTAATAACCTTGTTATCCATACCTCCAATATCGAGTACAGTAGCTTCACCTTTTTGACGACCTGCTAGGTATACTGCACCTTTTGCATTTACAGATAACTCTTCTTGGACAAGTTCCGCTCCAAATTCTTGACCCATAGTAAATCTACCATAGCCAGTTGTTCCTATCCCTTCAATATCATCCCATTTGTAACCTGTACCTTCAAATGCTTCTGCAGCTGCAGTTTGTGCAGATTCAACAATATCTTTAGTAGAAGTCCAGCCAGTTCCAATAACCTTATTGTTTTCCATCAAAACAGCTTTTGTAGTAGTAGAACCAGAGTCCAAACCAAGAGTAAGGCCTTCTTGCTTTTCACGAGCAAGAATACTTCTACGTGTTACAGTAGTAGCTAATGCTTCCATACGGATGAATAGCTCATCAGCTTTTGTTCTTTCAGTAAATGAATAAGTGACTACCGGAATACGGGTGTTGTTTTGGATAAAGCGCCTTACTTCATTCCTTACCAATGCTCCCTCAGCACACCTGAAACAAGTAGCAATAAATACTGCATCAGGTTTACATTTACCTTCAACAATAGACATAGCTCTTGCAATCATAAGTTTTAAACTTGAACTTTGAGCAGAAAAACCGAATTTCTCATAAGCTTCATTAATATAATCCAAATCAATTTCAGGAAGGATGATTTCAGCTCCAAATTTAAGAGCTGCCTTTTCAATTTCTTTTTGAATACCACTATACTCAGTACCACAAGAAACCAGTGCAATTTGTACCATTTTATTCTCCTCCCTCTACTTCTTCTTTAGTAGTTTCTTCTAGAATATCATCATCCCCTTCTAGGTCTCCTCCACCGCCAGGTAAAGAGTCTAAGAATTCCATAATTTGATTTACCATAAGCATTGTGCCATCTTCATCAGTAGGATAAACAAGTTCTAAAGTAGGTATATCTTTTTTACGTAAACAGAAAATAGATAATTCATTTGTTCTTGCACATCCTACACAACCAAAACCAAATGGAGCATCATCAACAATAATTGCTGCCTCTGCTGCATCTATAAGAGGTCCAATAATGGACATCCTTCCCCTTACACCAGAAGGCACTTCAATAGCAGCATATTTTAATCCATTAATTGGATCTTCTTCTGTAATATTCATTGGAGGTGAATCAATCTCCGGGTCTTTAATTTTTTGTCTTATTTGTTTTTGAAGAGCTAAAGGAGTGTGGCCTTTTCTCTCAATTAAGTCAGCTAAAACCAATGAATTTGGTGGATAAATAGCTACTTTTACCATAATATCATCCTCATAATTATAATCTAAGAAAGTTTTTTAATTTATTAATTTATTTTAAATTATTTTATTAATCCCATAAACTTCCTTATTCTTTGTCTTCCTCACTTTTTTCCTTTTTTAAAGAGTTTTCTAAAACTTCCCTAAAGTAATCTACAGAAACAGGTTCTTTTTTCTCAATTACAACTTCTCTTGGGTTTTTTAAAGCTTCACCAACATAATCAAGAATTTTAAATTCCTTCTCCATTTGATGGAAACCTTCTCTTGGCCCATATCTATGGCCCCTACATCTTCTTGGGTCACCTGGGGCAAAACCTCTTTCCTTTGTAAAGATTCCATAAGGGTCTAGTTTACGGAGCTCTCTAATAGCTTGCTTAACATATTTATCTTTTCCACTAATCATAGCACCGTAACAAGTCCATTTAACCGTAATAGGCAAGTTTAAAAGGTGTAAGAAGTTTACAACTTCACTTTCACTTACATTTGCTTTTGAACTTAAAATAATCATCCTTGTTGAAACTTCAGGATCCATATCCTCTTTACCTAATTCTGGAGTTATACATAAATTTGCAGTCATCTAATTCCTCCTAAAATACAAGTATTTAAAAATAGTTTATTTATCATCCTCATAAACTTGATAAATATAAAGGGTGCTTCCATCTTTAAGCTTATTTAAACCTTCAATATTACCAACAACTTCACCTACAACATTAGTAGCTGAGAATGGTTCACCGGTAGGTCCAAAATCATCAGTATCCACAGTCCTTATACCAATAAGGCCTAAATTCTTCTTAGACATATTAGTTACCCCTATTTCTCCTGCCTTCATAATGTCGCTTGGAGTATTTTCAGGAATAAGCCCCTTAGATTCATCAGTATTACCATGGAACATAAACATATTCATATCTGGAACTGCAAAGTAAACTTTCAATGTTCCAACTGGTTTTTCTGCAAGACCAGTGATTTTTTCTAAATACCACCTAGTTCTTGGAGCCTTATCAGTAAATTTAACTTTAAGTAACTCATCACTTGAAAGGCCAAAAGTACTAACTTCTTTATTTTCTAATATATTAACAGTATTCTCTGGTTCTTGAGTGACGATAATTGCATCATCATCTTCATTTCCAGTTCTTATATGATTAATACCTAGAGATTGAAGTTTTTCTTCTGCCTCTTTTTGAGTCATCATCATAAGCATGATTATATCAGGACTACTTCTTACAGTAATTAAATCTCCTTTTTTAGCTATATCAAACAATTCCATACCTTGTTTAACAGTTGCTAAATTAGTGTGAGTTTCAGCTCTAACTCTGTCTTCTCTATAAATATAAACTCTACCTTTACCTTTTCCATCATTTCTTAAGGTAACTGTTCCTCTTTTACGTTCTGTAATTTCCTCTTTATCCTTAGTTAAACCAGTTAATTCATAGAACCCTACAAAAGAGTTAGATTCAAAACTAACTTCAATTTTATCATTTCTAATTAATGAGAATAAATGTTCAACAGATTTAGGAGAATTAAAGTTAGGTTCAAAAAGAACATAGGTAAATAGTTGATTTCCCTCTTCTAAAACTTCATCTAAATTGGAACCTCCAGTACTATCTTTAACAGTACTACGCTCAATAATAGGTTCAATAGATAAAATTTCATCATCAGTTAATGAAAATAATGTTTTTCTTCCACCTATAACTCTTGCAAATACTCCACGGTCACTATATTTTGGAACACCATAAACATTAGAGTGATCATCTTTTACAAAAATTATGTGAGTAGCATCATTAGAAAATCCTGATAAACTAATTAAAACTTCATTATCGAAATATGCAAATTCATCATGAGATGGTTCAAAATTAGAACTAACAGGACCAATAGCTACTTCATTAGATGTTTCCCAACGAACATTATTAGAGATAAACTGAGAATAATTTTCTTTGAAAAAATCAGTTAAAGGTTTTGATTTTTCAGAAACTTCTAATTCAATGAGAATACTTCCTTTAGGTGTTTTTATCTTATATTTGAGAATATTACTTTGTATTTCACTTTCTCCTTTAATAAGACAAACAATACTACCTTCACTATAAGGAGCATTTGAAAGCTTTATAGCATCTTTGATAGTAGAGCCTTCAGGAATATCCACATGATCTCCATTAATTTTTATTAGCATAGCTTTGCCTCTTTTTTATAAAATAATAATCATTATTTTGATAAAGCTCTTAATCTAAATTAATTTTTAATTTAAATTAAAAGCATAATCCTTAAAATAAAACTATAATCTTTAAATTAAGACCATAATTCTTAAAATAAAACTATAATCTTTAAATTAAGACCATAATCCTTAAAATAAAACTATAATCTTTAATTAAGATTATAATATAGTTAAAATTTAACTATAATTATAAAATAAAAAATTTAAATCCCATAAAAAATAAAAAAAATCCTCTATTTTATAAATTACATATTATTTATATTATTAATAATATAAAATAGTTTTTAAATTAATTTATAATAATAAAAATTAAGTAAAAATTATTAAAAAGTTTGATAAAAAAGTGAGTAGAAATAAATTAAACAAATTATGGTAAAAATTATAAAAAATAGGACATAATCAATAGAATGATAAAAAATAGAAAATAATGAATAAGATGAATAAAAAAATAGGAAATAAAAAATAATACAAGTAAATTCTAATCATTCATAGAATTTACCTAAGAAATCTTTCATTCTTTTGTTGTCTGATGAGAATACTTCTTCAGGAGTACCTTGTTCTACTATTACTCCTCCATCCATGAAGATAATATCATCAGAGACATTACGGGCAAAGTTCATCTCATGAGTAACAATAACCATTGTCATATGTTCTGCAGCTAAATCCTTAATAACTTGTAAAATCTCACCAGTAAGCTCTGGATCTAGAGCAGAAGTAGGTTCATCAAAGAATAAAATATCTGGATTCATAGCAAGAGCCCGTGCAATAGATACCCTTTGCTGTTGACCCCCAGACAATTCAGATGGATAAGCATCTTCTTTATCTTCCAAATCCATTTTTTTAAGTAAATCCCTTGCATGGGCAAATACTTCTTCTTTATCTCTTTTTTGAACTCTTAAAGGAGCATTAGTAATGTTTTTCATCAAAGAATGATGAGGGAATAGATTAAAGTTCTGGAAGACTAAGCCAAATGTTCCATCAAAATCAATGATTCCGCTATCTTCAGTTTCTAATTTAGTAATACATCTAAGTAATGTAGATTTACCAGATCCTGAAGGTCCAATAATAGATAACACTTCTCCTTTTTCCACATTAAAAGAGATATCTTCTAAAACCACATTATCGCCAAAACTTTTTTTAAGATTTTTAACTTCTAATAAACTCATGATATCTCTCCTATGTGTCATAATAATCTAATCTAGCTTCAAAGTGTTCCATAATAAATGCTACAATACCATTAAAGACATAGTAAAATACACCTGCAATTAACAATGCTGAAATAGATGCTTCAGCTGCTGCAATTTGTTTTGCAACAGTAAACATTTCTGGAATTGCAAGTACAAATGAAAGAGAAGTATCCTTTACAAGGGTAATGACCTCATTAGTTATAGAAGGAAGTACTATTTTTACAACTTGAGGCAAAATAACTATAAAGAATGTCTCCAATCTACTATAACCTAAAACTTGTGCAGCTTCATATTGCCCTTTAGGAATAGATTCAATCCCGCCACGGAAAATCTCTGCAAAGTATGCTGCATAGTTAATAGTAAAAGCAATGATAACTGCAATCATTCTAAATTCACTTGAAAGACTTATGCCAAATATGTAGTATGGTGAAAAGAATACAACAATTAATTGTAACATCAATGGAGTACCTCTCATTATTGAAATATACGCTTTCATTAACCATCTTAATGGTTTAAAACTACTTATTCTTCCTGCTGCCACAAGTAAACCAAGTGGAATAGAGAATAATAAGGTAAGTGAGAATATTTCAATAGAAGTACACATACCCCACATTAATTCTTCAATAATTTTACTTAATAACATCTAACATTCTCCAAAAAATAAAACAGTAAAATTAATAAATTTAAACTAATATTTCTAAATTAATAAATTTAAAATAATATCTTTAAATTAATAAATTTAAACTAATATTTTTAAATTAATAAATTTAAATAAATCATTTAAACTATCATTCAAATAATTTATTTAAGCTTAAAAAAAAACCATTTTAAAAATTAGCTTAATAATAAAAAAAAGTTTATACATAATAGATTATGCATAAACTAAAGTTACCTAATTATTTTGTAATAAGAGAACCTGGAACACCGTAAGTATTGTATTTTTGTGCAATTTTTTCAACTGTTCCGTCTTCAAACATTTCATCTAATGTTTTTTGGACTTGGTCTTTTAATTCATCATTACCCTTTTTGAAACCTACACCATATTGTTCTGAAGAAATTTCTTCATCTAATATTTTGTATTGGTCACTGCCTTTTTGATTGATTTGGTATTGTGCTACACCAATATCAATTGCAACTGCATCACATGCACCAGATTCTAAATCCATAAATGCAGTGTTATAATCAGCAATTTGAGTTAAGGTTTTAAAGGTGTCAGCTAAAGATTTTTGATCTCCTTCAAGAGCTGCTAAAGCAGAGGAGTCTTTTTGGGTTTCTACAATTTTACCTTTTAAATCAGCTAAATTGTTAATACCAGAATCAGTTTTTACAACAACCACTTGTTTGTTGTCAATGTATGGTTTAGACCATGTGTAGTTATTTTCTCTACCGTTAATTGTAAATCCATTCCAAATACAGTCAATAGAGCCAGAGTCTAATTCACTGTCTTTAGCATCCCAATCTATTGGTTGCTTTACTAAAGTCCAATTATTTCTATCACAAACTTCTTGAGCTAAGTCCAAGTCAAATCCAACATATTCCCCATTATCATCTTTGTATCCGTATGGAGGAAATTCTGCATCGAAACCAACAACAAGAGTTTTGTTGTCATTATCAGCAGTTCCATTACCACCTAAGAAGTCTAAGAAACCTGCGCTAGATGCACCGATGACTAAGAATGCTAATAATACAATCCCTATAATAATTCCTATTTTTTTATTCATAGATTACACCAAAAAAATATTTTTAATTTGTAATTATATCATAAATTAGATAAATAAAAAAATCTAATCTATATAGTTATTTAAGAAAATCATATTATATAAAATAGTGTTATTTATTCAAAATAATATAAAAAATTGAGCCAAAAATCCAAGTTAGGAAGAATAAAATTACTAAATAATAAATAATGTTTAAAATTTAATAAATTAGAAAATCAATTAATATTAATAAGAATTATAAAACAATATAATAAAAATTTTTAATAAAAATAGAAATTATAGTAAAAATTGGTTTTATATTATTAAAACAATTAAAAACATTACAAAATTAAAAATTTTAAAAAGCAACACGTCAAATAAAAAGAAAATAACAAAAAAATAGTTAAAGAAAAAACAGCAAAAAAATAACAAAAATAATTAAAGAAAAAACAGCAAAAAAATATTAAAAATAATTAAAGAAAAAATAGTAAAAAAATATTAAAAATAATTAAAGAAAAAAATAGTAAAAAATAAATTATTCATTCATTTTTAAGATAGGGTTTTTATTTTGACTGAATAAAACTGCTTTTTCATCACCATATTCTAAATAAAGTTTTTTCTCTTTAATAATATCCCCAACAACAGCAACATCAAATGAATATGAGCTTAGCTTGTCAATGATTTCTTGGCAGTTTTCTTCTTTAGCAGTCAAGACAAAAGCAGCACCAGGATAAGCTCTAAGCCATTCATCCCATGGAACATCCGGATTTCTTGGAATTGACTCTAAATTTACACAAGCTCCAACACCAGATGCCTCAAGTAGCATTTCTAAAGTACCTAAAGTTCCAGGATTACTAATATCCTTACCTGCTGTCGGCAAGTGAGCTTCAGCAATCTCTTGCATAACTTTTATTTGATCTTGAACTAATTTTTCATCTTTTTCATATGTTGTATCCCAATTTAAAGCAAATTGGGGATGTTGTCTGCCATCAGTATCAATTGCAACAAGTACTTTATCTCCAACATTTGCACCAGCAGATGTAATTAATGAATCCTTGTGAGCAATACCTACAATAGCTACATCTAATGAATTAAATTCAGAATCTGGATGGAGATGTCCCCCAACCATAGGAACATTAAACTTCTTGCATCCATCTACAATGCCTTGAAGCAAATCATCATAGATTTCATCATCTAAAATAGACATCGTATTTACCATAGCTATTGGTTTTCCACCCATAGCAGCAATATCATTAACATTAACAAGTACAGAACAATAACCTGCCCAATAAGGATTTACACTCATCAATTGACCCCAAATCCCATCAGCAGCAAGTAAAATAACTTTATTATTTCCTATATCAATAGCTGAAGCATCATCTCCAAAATCAAGTAGAACTTCACCAGAGATATTATAAACTTCACCTAAAGTTTTTGTAACCTTTTCAATAGAGTTTTTTCTACTAACTCCTACGAATTCTTGAAGTGATTTAACAAGTTCATTAAAATCCATTATTACACCTTTAATTAGACTAGAAAAATTTTAAAAAAATTATAGTTAAGTAAAAAAATAATCTATAAACCCTTTTATTTACTAAAAAAATGATTTTTAAGCCTTTTTATTTACTAAAAAACAATTTTTAAATATTAATTATCTTCATCATGTTCATCTGATTCATCAATAGAATCTTTAAAATCTTCCATATATTCTGCCCATCCATCAAAATCATCTAATTCATCTTCAGATTCAACAGAATTAATAATTTCACCTACATTCTCTTCAATGAAGACTTCCTCAACTGGAGAATCAAAATCATCATTCAAAACTTCTTCTGAAAGCTCATCACAGTCAAAGCCATCAATGAATTCATCATTTAAATAGAATTCATCATTTAAATCATCATTTAAGTCATCATTGAAATTAGGATTATCATCGATAAATTCATTATAAGAACTTACTTCCATATAGTTATGATCTTTCTCAATAAAACTAGGAACAATTTCCTTAACATTTTCAATTAGGCGAGCTTTAAATACATTAAACACAGCAGTTTTAAATTCTTCAACAGACTCTGCCTCTCCGTCAAATGGAATTTCCAAAGTTTGATTAGATAAGAATAATCTTTCATGAATATTATCTCCAACGATATCATCAAAGCCAGAGCTTACTTCAATAATTGTTGATTTTTCATTAACAAAGCCTTTTTCAACAACTTTATCTAAATCCCCATCAGTTATTCCAATAATGGGAATATTAAAACGATACAATATATCAGAAGCAACTAAAGAGGTGTCATCACCTATGGTAATTACTAAGTCAAAATTTTTAAATTTATAAATATCATAAGCTGTATGGTCGACATAAGCTATTTTAAATGAATTCTTATCTTGAGAAATATCATCAGAGTATAAAATGCTTTCAGCATCATTAATTTTTACATCTTCCTTTGACAAAATACGGGGACTTATATCTGAAGACTTTCTAAGTAAACCTGTTTTAACTATAACTCTATTTAAATCAACCCTGCCTAATTTCTCAACACCATGAACTTTAAGAACACCATTGATAATATCTATAATGATTCCATTTTGTGCAATTAAAATAACAGATTCCCCCTCAGAACTTCCTACAACTATACCATTAACAAAAATATTTTCTCCTGGACTTACCCCATGGATTTTACGGTAGGTGTAATTACTAGACTCATCTAAGTCAAAATAGGTTTTCAATATATCTTCAAAAGACTCTTCATCCTCTTTTTCAATATCTTCAGAGAAGTATTTACTTACAATTTCCTCAGGTCTGACTTCATTTAAATTTAAAGAAGCTTTTAGCCTATCAAACAATTCCTCAAAGTTAAATGCAATAGAATCATCCATATCCTTTTTGCCTAAACCTAATAAGCTTCTTTTACTTTCTTTACTACTTGATAATTCTTCATTTAAAACAACATTCCAACTTATTATAGAGGCATCTTCCTCACCAGGCCTTTCAATTTGAATAACAGGTATTCTTGAATCATATAAAGGTTTATGATTAGTAGCTAAGTAATCTTCGTTAGATATGTGTTTAAAATAGTGATTAAAAACTTTATAACCGAAAACCTGACCAGTTTCTGCAGATTTACCATAATTTAATAAGAAAATTACATCAACATTTTCTCTATTAAAAAGATCTAATGATTCACTTGGTAAAAGTTTTAAGGAGATATCAATTGTGTTTTCTAAAGCAGCATCAATTACTGCAGTTCTACCCATTGTCCCACCTAAGCGACAACGGACATTACCAAAATTAGATAAAATATCAATAATCTTAATAGCCCAGCCAGAATCAATAATTCCAGGACCATGTACAACTACACCAATTTCCATATTTTACACCAAATATAGTTTTATAGTTATTTTGAGCAATCAAATAAAAGTAAATAAAAGTAAAGAATTTTTATAGAATTCTTTAAAAAAATAATTTCAATTAATATGTTTTTATTCTTCTTTTAAATACTTTAGATCCGCAGATTTCACAATCCTCAAAGGCATAATCTGCATCAAACTCTTTTTTACATCCTTCACAAGTTTTAACCCAATTATAAACTCCTTTAATTCCTTCTGTAATGATACTGTCATAAGGAATATTTAAGATTTTCAAAACATTTTGCATTGAATAATCATCAGTTAAAACTTTGATTTCTACATTTTCCCCATTTAATAAGTCTAAAGCTAAAGCCAATAATTTTTTATCAGCCTCAGATAAACGTAAGTCATCTCCTGATTCAGAGATTATTTCATTTAACTCTTGAATAAACTCATCCTTTGGCTCTTTAATTATAATTTTTCCTTCTTCAATAGATTGATCTAGCAATATCTTAGATTTTAAGTCTTTAACTTCCTCAGTAATCTCAGAAACTGTAAAGTTAAATTGACTTCTAGGTTCAAAGCCATTTATAAATGCAGAAGCATCTAAGATATAATATAAATTATTCATGATAGATATATTTATATTTTCAATGAATAAACTTAATGATATTAATCTAAGTAATACTCTAAAACAAATATAATATAAAGAACTCATACTGACATCATCTAAAATATGAAAATCTATAAGAATGGAAATTTATAAGAATGAAAATCTATAAGAAAATGTATAAAAAATATATTTAATATAAAGAATATAAATATTAAAAAAAATTGTAGATAATATATTATTCAAAAAAACAAGTTTGAGGTAATTTTATGAAAAGCAAAACTATGGAATTACATAAAAAGAAAGCGCCAATAAAAGTTTCCTGTGGTGTTATAACTCTCAGTGATAGATTTTCCAATGATAAAGAAGGGGAAGAAAAAGATTTGTCTGGAAAATATTTAAAGGAAGAGTTAGCTAAAAAATATGATCTTAATTCTTACACCATCATTCCAGATGAAATAGATACTCTAAAGAATACCATTGAAGAAATGATTGATTCTGGAGTTGAAGTGATTATTACAACTGGGGGAACTGGTCTTGAATCAAGAGATATAACTATTGAAACAATAGAACCTCTTTTTGAAAAAGA
The window above is part of the Methanobrevibacter olleyae genome. Proteins encoded here:
- a CDS encoding methanogenesis marker 17 protein yields the protein MYIESNDPEGAKVYDMIIRQIFQDLVLPPSIDDMRAYVNPDEVCFIIAIKMRKTSKHITLKEVANVNYNAEEDTTVVLIDDEKYLPNILRTLWENNGRENVHQPSRYVIHLAGEQEVSNLVVDDPHKNLKRRIYDAVFRIVPEGFKIMKDISRGDIISVIATDELIKDEWIEKAEGYIVELNTPKTWD
- a CDS encoding methanogenesis marker 15 protein, producing the protein MVQIALVSCGTEYSGIQKEIEKAALKFGAEIILPEIDLDYINEAYEKFGFSAQSSSLKLMIARAMSIVEGKCKPDAVFIATCFRCAEGALVRNEVRRFIQNNTRIPVVTYSFTERTKADELFIRMEALATTVTRRSILAREKQEGLTLGLDSGSTTTKAVLMENNKVIGTGWTSTKDIVESAQTAAAEAFEGTGYKWDDIEGIGTTGYGRFTMGQEFGAELVQEELSVNAKGAVYLAGRQKGEATVLDIGGMDNKVITVNNGIPDNFTMGGICAGASGRFLDMTSRRLDVDITELGPLAVQGDWRRAMLNSYCIVFGIQDLVTTLAAGGSKADVAAAACHSVSEQVYEQQLQEIDIREPLIQVGGTSLISGLVEAVSETLGGIEVIVPKYSQHIGAVGAALLVSGMGKRQE
- a CDS encoding methanogenesis marker 5 protein, with translation MVKVAIYPPNSLVLADLIERKGHTPLALQKQIRQKIKDPEIDSPPMNITEEDPINGLKYAAIEVPSGVRGRMSIIGPLIDAAEAAIIVDDAPFGFGCVGCARTNELSIFCLRKKDIPTLELVYPTDEDGTMLMVNQIMEFLDSLPGGGGDLEGDDDILEETTKEEVEGGE
- a CDS encoding methanogenesis marker 6 protein, producing the protein MTANLCITPELGKEDMDPEVSTRMIILSSKANVSESEVVNFLHLLNLPITVKWTCYGAMISGKDKYVKQAIRELRKLDPYGIFTKERGFAPGDPRRCRGHRYGPREGFHQMEKEFKILDYVGEALKNPREVVIEKKEPVSVDYFREVLENSLKKEKSEEDKE
- the mmp3 gene encoding methyl-coenzyme M reductase-associated protein Mmp3, producing the protein MLIKINGDHVDIPEGSTIKDAIKLSNAPYSEGSIVCLIKGESEIQSNILKYKIKTPKGSILIELEVSEKSKPLTDFFKENYSQFISNNVRWETSNEVAIGPVSSNFEPSHDEFAYFDNEVLISLSGFSNDATHIIFVKDDHSNVYGVPKYSDRGVFARVIGGRKTLFSLTDDEILSIEPIIERSTVKDSTGGSNLDEVLEEGNQLFTYVLFEPNFNSPKSVEHLFSLIRNDKIEVSFESNSFVGFYELTGLTKDKEEITERKRGTVTLRNDGKGKGRVYIYREDRVRAETHTNLATVKQGMELFDIAKKGDLITVRSSPDIIMLMMMTQKEAEEKLQSLGINHIRTGNEDDDAIIVTQEPENTVNILENKEVSTFGLSSDELLKVKFTDKAPRTRWYLEKITGLAEKPVGTLKVYFAVPDMNMFMFHGNTDESKGLIPENTPSDIMKAGEIGVTNMSKKNLGLIGIRTVDTDDFGPTGEPFSATNVVGEVVGNIEGLNKLKDGSTLYIYQVYEDDK
- a CDS encoding amino acid ABC transporter ATP-binding protein, which codes for MSLLEVKNLKKSFGDNVVLEDISFNVEKGEVLSIIGPSGSGKSTLLRCITKLETEDSGIIDFDGTFGLVFQNFNLFPHHSLMKNITNAPLRVQKRDKEEVFAHARDLLKKMDLEDKEDAYPSELSGGQQQRVSIARALAMNPDILFFDEPTSALDPELTGEILQVIKDLAAEHMTMVIVTHEMNFARNVSDDIIFMDGGVIVEQGTPEEVFSSDNKRMKDFLGKFYE
- a CDS encoding amino acid ABC transporter permease, giving the protein MLLSKIIEELMWGMCTSIEIFSLTLLFSIPLGLLVAAGRISSFKPLRWLMKAYISIMRGTPLMLQLIVVFFSPYYIFGISLSSEFRMIAVIIAFTINYAAYFAEIFRGGIESIPKGQYEAAQVLGYSRLETFFIVILPQVVKIVLPSITNEVITLVKDTSLSFVLAIPEMFTVAKQIAAAEASISALLIAGVFYYVFNGIVAFIMEHFEARLDYYDT
- a CDS encoding amino acid ABC transporter substrate-binding protein, whose product is MNKKIGIIIGIVLLAFLVIGASSAGFLDFLGGNGTADNDNKTLVVGFDAEFPPYGYKDDNGEYVGFDLDLAQEVCDRNNWTLVKQPIDWDAKDSELDSGSIDCIWNGFTINGRENNYTWSKPYIDNKQVVVVKTDSGINNLADLKGKIVETQKDSSALAALEGDQKSLADTFKTLTQIADYNTAFMDLESGACDAVAIDIGVAQYQINQKGSDQYKILDEEISSEQYGVGFKKGNDELKDQVQKTLDEMFEDGTVEKIAQKYNTYGVPGSLITK
- a CDS encoding methanogenesis marker 2 protein encodes the protein MDFNELVKSLQEFVGVSRKNSIEKVTKTLGEVYNISGEVLLDFGDDASAIDIGNNKVILLAADGIWGQLMSVNPYWAGYCSVLVNVNDIAAMGGKPIAMVNTMSILDDEIYDDLLQGIVDGCKKFNVPMVGGHLHPDSEFNSLDVAIVGIAHKDSLITSAGANVGDKVLVAIDTDGRQHPQFALNWDTTYEKDEKLVQDQIKVMQEIAEAHLPTAGKDISNPGTLGTLEMLLEASGVGACVNLESIPRNPDVPWDEWLRAYPGAAFVLTAKEENCQEIIDKLSSYSFDVAVVGDIIKEKKLYLEYGDEKAVLFSQNKNPILKMNE